The following proteins come from a genomic window of Maylandia zebra isolate NMK-2024a linkage group LG22, Mzebra_GT3a, whole genome shotgun sequence:
- the LOC106675126 gene encoding XK-related protein 8 — protein sequence MSGTQANFKYSCWDFLFTCVGLPLYLVDIGLDIWTAVSFYKEKAYVCLAVLLFLLLVSSLLTQAYSWLWYSYDKFRMKTKVEGWPTKRLLKLLHVFQLGIYFRHAGVLEKAVESFRTKLPDPESVAVFLSQDLSMLRIVETFSESAPQLTLMLTIILQQGHLDPVTVLKAVGSASAIACTVTTYHRSLRSFLPAKENQKISSSVIYFIWNLVLISSRLTALALFASVLPCFIFAHFICSWLVLFFFAWRSKTDFMDSPCGEWLYRATVGIIWYFDWFNVAEGKTRYRTALYHGYILTDICILCAVWCWKMSTDPPDFVIEPTYALITAACVIAVYVLGLILKIIYYKVFHPNPDKDELKGASTEQQPEGEVGLCMFAAAANVAAHHPPAPSAHCNKRMRKLAENFYS from the exons ATGTCAGGCACTCAGGCTAACTTTAAATACTCCTGCTGGGACTTCCTCTTCACTTGTGTGGGCCTGCCGCTGTACCTGGTTGACATAGGGCTGGATATATGGACCGCTGTGTCCTTCTATAAGGAAAAGGCCTACGTGTGCCTTGCTGTTCTGCTGTTTCTGCTCCTGGTCTCGTCACTGCTCACTCAGGCTTACAGCTGGCTTTGGTATAGCTATGACAAGTTCAGGATGAAGACAAAGGTCGAGGGCTGGCCTACCAAGAGGCTGCTCAAACTGTTGCATGTTTTCCAGCTGGGCATCTACTTCAG GCACGCAGGAGTCCTGGAAAAGGCTGTAGAAAGCTTCCGCACAAAGCTCCCTGACCCTGAGAGTGTAGCTGTGTTTCTGAGCCAAGATCTGAGCATGTTGCGAATCGTAGAGACGTTTTCAGAGAGCGCCCCGCAGCTCACACTCATGCTCACCATCATTCTGCAGCAGGGCCATCTGGATCCTGTTACAG TTCTAAAAGCCGTCGGCTCAGCCTCAGCTATCGCCTGCACTGTGACGACCTACCATCGCTCGCTGCGCTCCTTCCTGCCTGCCAAAGAAAACCAGAAGATATCCTCATCAGTCATCTACTTCATCTGGAACCTGGTTCTCATCTCTTCTCGTCTCACTGCTCTCGCTCTTTTCGCCTCCGTGCTGCCCTGCTTCATCTTTGCCCACTTCATCTGCTCTTGGTTGGTTTTATTCTTCTTCGCTTGGCGATCCAAGACGGACTTCATGGATAGTCCTTGTGGAGAATGGCTTTATCGAGCTACTGTTGGCATCATTTGGTATTTCGACTGGTTTAATGTGGCCGAGGGGAAGACGCGGTACAGGACTGCGCTCTATCACGGGTATATACTGACTGATatttgcatcctctgtgctgtgtGGTGCTGGAAGATGAGCACAGATCCTCCTGATTTTGTGATAGAGCCCACGTACGCtttaatcacagctgcctgtgttattgcagtttacGTCCTCGGTCTAATacttaaaattatttattataaagTCTTCCATCCAAACCCTGACAAAGATGAGCTTAAAGGGGCCAGCACAGAGCAGCAACCTGAAGGTGAAGTGGGACTTTGTATGTTTGCAGCCGCAGCAAATGTGGCAGCTCATCATCCGCCCGCCCCATCAGCACACTGCAATAAAAGAATGAGGAAGCTGGCCGAGAACTTTTACTCCTGA